A segment of the Necator americanus strain Aroian chromosome IV, whole genome shotgun sequence genome:
TTAGTGTCgctgcttaaattttcggagGTTGCAATTACTGGCGCACAAGCCACTAATTCCTCACAGTTTCGACGATTTTGCTTTGGCGCCTGGTTCACGGCGCGACTCGTCACTCCAGAGCGCAATGTCCCATTAGGGTAGGAATGACTTGAAGAGTCGTACGTTGTGAACAATCTGGAGTGTTATGATCAGAAACTTTTCATCCTTATTTGATCCTACATCCCATAATTTGAAAGTTTTACGCGTTGTACTGGTTTGTTAACTGCTTATGAAGACAGTAACTTCTCAGTTTCGGAGTTTTTAGGTCACGAACATCTGCACCAAAACTATTTTGAGGCacgggtttttttcttcaaaacgttAGTGTAGTGTTACAGTCTGAACTCTCTAAGTGGGCTCACAATGATTTTAATCCTAGTGCAGTTTGCGTGAGCAGCTAAGCTCAAAGTGGCGCCGTGGAGCCAACGGTCGAAGCCAACGATGGAGCCATCGCTAACTCCGCTGCATAGATGTCTGGAGCGAAACTTCTATCTTGAGACTCTAAGATGAAGCTCATCGCAGCCTTTGCTGTGATTTGTTGATGGCGCCCGGTCTCCAAGAGATTGCACGCCGCAAACTACCTGAAGTGCACACATTGTGATagacaatttgaaaaaaaaacaacgaagaaaacCCGAAAAATGCAGAGACTAGGCGTGGATGCGTATCCGGCTTGTTTCGACTATCCAACAATGTTcttgtccttttttctttttgaacatcTTTTCCATAGCACGCGTTCCCATCGAAGGCTGGTTACGCATTTTGATCAAGCTTCAAATCGTTTGAACGAACTATCCCATGTGTGTTGTTTGTGGCTTCAGCGACCTCTTCACCTACTTTCTTTTAATCGATTGTTTGTCCTTCATTTTTGAATCATGCGTCTTCATattgtaggatttttttttaaatattgacTTCTCACCCCCACAGTCGCCCTTCACTAAACTGAATTGgtcttccttcctttttgaGAGGAATTTTTAACGGCGAAGACACGAAATGTGCATTTTAGAGTGGTGAGGTAGCGAGAGCAATGATAGAAAAACTATACGGCCTAGGGGGACTATTCCGAGGGCGAGAAAGTAAATATGTTTATGTACGTTTACTATTTTACGTCTTTTGTAACGTCAGgaacaaaataatgaatgatttcttcattttcagacTTACACTTATGAGATCTTGAAACATCATATGATTGTATACAATCGTATAACTGATCTGATAATGGTCGGAAGTGAGAGTAAAGCATTTAAGAAAACGAAACTACGTTATCAAAGTGAAAGTGGACACGTAAGGCTAGGCATGGAAGCGGAATCATCTATAAAACTGTGAGCCTCTTTTGAACGTTGAAAGCAACgtttggagaaattttagagttttgatttttttgtgaagtggATTACCTTCGGAATGAAATTTGCAGGTGTTAAAGGTAAAATACGAAATAGACCAATAATCATTCACCTGACCAGACCACAATGCACCCAACAATACAACTCTTTGCTCTATCACTTGTGattagaaaagagaaaaaatgactaGAACATCGTAAAGTGGACTGAATCCGacaattaacaaaaattattttacgtTGTTACATTTTGTATGTCCTGTTGATGCAAAGATTTTCACGTCTTACTCTTCTTGAAGCCTTTGATTCGTGGGTGGGATATCTCGTCTTTCTACTGTCATTCTTAAAGACAAGGAAAGAacccaacatcgaaaatttttcagaaggcTGCCTTTATTTACTTGTCGTGGTATTTAGCGTAGTTCCTAGATTCCTCATAAACGGATAAAAAATAAGCCTTTTTTCATTAAGACAAAGACAAATGTCcaagtaaaagaagaaataaaaggctTGTGTTCGATTTTTCTGGGGGTGGGGGCACTTGAAATGTGAGTGGTCAAGATCTGCTACGAATATCATAGCACTGAGAATGCTTAAaataatcaacattttgtttcattccgTAGTTCAACATACACGAGATGCATTAATGTCATTCCGAAGGCTgatttgtgaaaagaaaaaaaaaaaagaaaaaaaaaagaaaaaaattttccttgtttAGAAGAAGGGCTTACATTTGGGGGCTAAGTGCTCTACCACTCACATTCCGAGCTCATCTTCCTAAAAGAAATCATCTATTTAACCATTCAGCAACAACAAGTTGTCCAGGAAACCTACTAGAAGTTGGGAATGCACTCGTAATGCTGCGAATTGTTCAATTGCTGTGGTTCAAAGTGCACATTGAAAGCCTAAAAATTTTCTATCCACCAACCCATCTTTCTCTACTCCACAACgtacatttaaaggcatcaccccacgaatctgggttatgcctatacggggtcgtagattgtggggaataGGGTGATTCGGTCCGTTTCTTTctaagtgccgtaaaaaacagcccggaagatgcggcgcgaaGCAGCATATCCtggcccgttttttacagcaattaggaagaaatgagcaggATCCCACCAcctgtttctgcaatctacgatcccgtagaGTCTTTGACTattggaaatccatatcacgtcagattcatgagGTGTTGCCTTTGACGAATAGCTAGAGTCACGTTGCTGACTAACTGTAAGGAATCCTTATCGCATTGAAGGGCGCACTGCTGTGAACACAAAATATCAGTGTAActcccacggatctccctcactagagggatcacagccggttagtcgcgaggctacgtggcgcgtccccgggtggcggatagggggctaatcgcggaccaaaagcgaccttgtgcttgcccagagacgcaggtggattcagggcaTGGACTCCaggtttctgctgagccaggactgactcatgacatccttgtatcccgcatgtcagtccggccaaaagcctgcaatcaagtgactgggaggtgcaagggaggcggtttggagtcgcctccaacaaacaagctccacatgtccactccgggagaacggaagttctcccagaaactcatgggactagaggcttgcaaccttcccgtgggttttaaaattctatgcaaaacacagtagtagaaaagagtctcctgatttcggaggaaagcctggtacggtagcgccaggtaggacggggttgcaggagtcatgtaggctaccaaaacggaaaaggactaggatggcgatctgtacttataacgcacgtacgcttgcatcggaagcggccatcgaagatctgatgatgcaagccaagaagatcaagtacgacgtcatcggactgaccgagacgagacgacgtcaccctctcaacgccgtatatgagactggagaagaaccgttcttaggaacatgcgacagtagaggtgttggtggagttggcgtcctcgttaacacgagaacggcaaagaacatcgactctttcgaacagcttacgacccgaatcggacgtgtgcggatgagaagatgtggtccaacaccagctttgactatcttcgtcgcttacgctccaacatcaagctactaagaagaagaagtcgaagctttctatatggatctggagaagttctaccgagaagatcatgccttctacaaggtcataattggcgatttcaatgccaaagttggcccaagaagaacgccggaggaacttcacatcgggacccacggcctacagtggaatgaccagggggagaggctctccgagttcattatgacgactaagaccatccatgggaactcgcaattccagaagccctcctctctacgttggacgtgggagtcagccggtggagggtaccgtaatgaaatagaccacatcattgtcaataaaaggttctgcctgacgaacgtcggtgttgtaccaaagttctatacgggatcggaccatcgcctcctccgaggaagactttccttcacaaggagagcagagaaagccgccaagatcagagggagaaatcccaggactatcatcaactgggatctcttcgctacgttagccggcttttgggaagattccgcaatggacaacatcgacgaggaatatgaccggctcgttgaacaccttcacgactgtgcgaagaaggctgagagctttaaaaccaccaagaggcgcctgtctcttcaaactcttgagcttatatgccagcgtggagcagcgcgagccgcagggaaccaagaactcacgtccgagctcgcaaggctttgccgagaggcgataaaggaagaccttaaagagagaagagcagaagtgctggctgaagctgcagaggcggggaaaagcatctgctatgcccgtcgaggcttcgccagtcgcaagacgaggatgactgctctccggaacccaaagggaacagccattgcatcgagaagggggatggagaaaatcatctacgacttctactctgatctcttcgacagccatgtccacttgcctcctcactatctgagggaagatggacaagtcattccagaggttctcccgtccgaaatacgacatgctatcatgtcggtaagaaatcgtacggcacccgttcccgacagaataagaccagaacacctgaagagccttccgccagtactcatcaacaccctggcgaggctctttacacgttatctgtcggaatgcaaggttcctaaacagtggaagaccagcaagaccgtgttgttgtataaaaagggagatccacatgacatcagcaactatcgcccaatctgcctactgtccgtcatctacaagctctttacaagagtgattcttaataggattgaaaaagtcctggatgaaggacagccatgcgagcaagcagggtttcgaaaaggattcagcacgattgaccacattcacaatATTTCGAAactgtggatgcatcggtcttcagctgaatctacaaaagacgatgttcatgcggagcggatgggtctcggatgccccattcacgctcaacggaacgaacatatccgaatgcaccagctacgtttatctgggtcgggaactgaacatgatgaaggACCTGACCCctgagctgggcaggaggaggcGAGCGGCTTGGGatagcgtacaagagcatcgaggatgtagtgaagaagaccaggaacacccggctccgtgctcacctcttcaacaccaccgtacttcctgctttgacctatgcttcggaaacctgggcatttcgcaagcaggaagaaaacgtggtgagcatcattgaacgcgcaattgagagagtgatgctaggagtatcccgtttcacgcaagtgagggacgggattcgaagtcctctcctacgtcagcgatcgaagattagagacgccgccgcgtttgccaaggaaagtaaaataaggtgggccggacacgtgatgcgctttaatgacaaccgttggaccagagccgtgagcgactgggttccccgcgatattaagcgcactacaggaagaccgccgacccgatggtcagatttcttcacgaagtccttgaaagaaaaatatgatgctcttcgtgtcccacgcgaaaggaggaaccactgggctactctggcacgcgatcgggacaaatggaagaattactggcgcccgctcgaccagttcgaagatcaacgggagtcaaggtaatcaaggtaAGCTCCCACTCGCTAATCCCAATTCGGACTTCGTAAATAGAATTTTACATGAGCAGAAACAAAAGTAGATGAATGTCCAGTGAACTTAGCAAAGACTaaacatttcagcaaagttGCGACATCTCTGACCGAGACAATGTGCAGGATTGGCGAAAAGAATTGTACTAAAACGTTTCGATCactttttgagaaagaaattctGAATAGATGCAAGAAGGGCGAGAAAGCCAGTGAATGTGTCAGGTGATCTCGATTGTGGAACAAAGTAACCACACGTTCACAAAATCACCCGACTTCAGGATTAAAAGACACCTTCGACGCTGCACTTATTGTACTGGAGTGAGGACGTTGGGAGCAGTAGCACTTCGAAAGGTAGGACTATGGATCTGCAGCAGAACTTACGTAGTCATGCCGAATAACTACCATCATTAGCACTTGGTCAGCTCTTGatctttttaaaggcagtgtatcacgtTTTTGATAGGGTGCATGCTCACAGCTAAAGCTTGGAGATTGGGTAGTAGGTTGGGGAACCCACCGTGGCTCCgctcttcctttcctttccgcAGGTGGTCATCGTAAGAAAACTGCATCATTAGCAACCGCGTTAGTTCTTACAAATTACAATAAAACCCGTGTACGTGTTCTGGTCCTCTCTGCGGCCTcatcattggtttcacttgaatacgcaggtgaaaaaaaactactgattTTTGACCTCTCACATCTGGATGCGGAGTGGGTGCAAGTGTGGCGCGTtgtaa
Coding sequences within it:
- a CDS encoding hypothetical protein (NECATOR_CHRIV.G16925.T4) is translated as MDLEKFYREDHAFYKVIIGDFNAKVGPRRTPEELHIGTHGLQWNDQGERLSEFIMTTKTIHGNSQFQKPSSLRWTWESAGGGYRNEIDHIIVNKRFCLTNVGVVPKFYTGSDHRLLRGRLSFTRRAEKAAKIRGRNPRTIINWDLFATLAGFWEDSAMDNIDEEYDRLVEHLHDCAKKAESFKTTKRRLSLQTLELICQRGAARAAGNQELTSELARLCREAIKEDLKERRAEVLAEAAEAGKSICYARRGFASRKTRMTALRNPKGTAIASRRGMEKIIYDFYSDLFDSHVHLPPHYLREDGQVIPEVLPSEIRHAIMSVRNRTAPVPDRIRPEHLKSLPPVLINTLARLFTRYLSECKVPKQWKTSKTVLLYKKGDPHDISNYRPICLLSVIYKLFTRVILNRIEKVLDEGQPCEQAGFRKGFSTIDHIHNISKLWMHRSSAESTKDDVHAERMGGGERLGIAYKSIEDVVKKTRNTRLRAHLFNTTVLPALTYASETWAFRKQEENVVSIIERAIERVMLGVSRFTQVRDGIRSPLLRQRSKIRDAAAFAKESKIRWAGHVMRFNDNRWTRAVSDWVPRDIKRTTGRPPTRWSDFFTKSLKEKYDALRVPRERRNHWATLARDRDKWKNYWRPLDQFEDQRESSKVATSLTETMCRIGEKNCTKTFRSLFEKEILNRCKKGEKASECVRIKRHLRRCTYCTGVRTLGAVALRKVENLLKVEDDIEERKALVDGASCVRSIKKLERILLKRLEDTNGDVRDRQENIVWAFRATQQQVLSDYFLFPFCVEHWELIYERLKTRLDYINEVISTCFGTVHSTAQLMLVSLLIVTNTWFD
- a CDS encoding hypothetical protein (NECATOR_CHRIV.G16925.T3), with translation MDLEKFYREDHAFYKVIIGDFNAKVGPRRTPEELHIGTHGLQWNDQGERLSEFIMTTKTIHGNSQFQKPSSLRWTWESAGGGYRNEIDHIIVNKRFCLTNVGVVPKFYTGSDHRLLRGRLSFTRRAEKAAKIRGRNPRTIINWDLFATLAGFWEDSAMDNIDEEYDRLVEHLHDCAKKAESFKTTKRRLSLQTLELICQRGAARAAGNQELTSELARLCREAIKEDLKERRAEVLAEAAEAGKSICYARRGFASRKTRMTALRNPKGTAIASRRGMEKIIYDFYSDLFDSHVHLPPHYLREDGQVIPEVLPSEIRHAIMSVRNRTAPVPDRIRPEHLKSLPPVLINTLARLFTRYLSECKVPKQWKTSKTVLLYKKGDPHDISNYRPICLLSVIYKLFTRVILNRIEKVLDEGQPCEQAGFRKGFSTIDHIHNISKLWMHRSSAESTKDDVHAERMGGGERLGIAYKSIEDVVKKTRNTRLRAHLFNTTVLPALTYASETWAFRKQEENVVSIIERAIERVMLGVSRFTQVRDGIRSPLLRQRSKIRDAAAFAKESKIRWAGHVMRFNDNRWTRAVSDWVPRDIKRTTGRPPTRWSDFFTKSLKEKYDALRVPRERRNHWATLARDRDKWKNYWRPLDQFEDQRESSKVATSLTETMCRIGEKNCTKTFRSLFEKEILNRCKKGEKASECVRIKRHLRRCTYCTGVRTLGAVALRKVENLLKVEDDIEERKALVDGASCVRSIKKLERILLKRLEDTNGDVRDRQENIVWAFRATQQQAENTSRLHK
- a CDS encoding hypothetical protein (NECATOR_CHRIV.G16924.T1), which produces MAICTYNARTLASEAAIEDLMMQAKKIKYDVIGLTETRRRHPLNAVYETGEEPFLGTCDSRGVGGVGVLVNTRTAKNIDSFEQLTTRIGRVRMRRCGPTPALTIFVAYAPTSSY
- a CDS encoding hypothetical protein (NECATOR_CHRIV.G16925.T1), which translates into the protein MTTKTIHGNSQFQKPSSLRWTWESAGGGYRNEIDHIIVNKRFCLTNVGVVPKFYTGSDHRLLRGRLSFTRRAEKAAKIRGRNPRTIINWDLFATLAGFWEDSAMDNIDEEYDRLVEHLHDCAKKAESFKTTKRRLSLQTLELICQRGAARAAGNQELTSELARLCREAIKEDLKERRAEVLAEAAEAGKSICYARRGFASRKTRMTALRNPKGTAIASRRGMEKIIYDFYSDLFDSHVHLPPHYLREDGQVIPEVLPSEIRHAIMSVRNRTAPVPDRIRPEHLKSLPPVLINTLARLFTRYLSECKVPKQWKTSKTVLLYKKGDPHDISNYRPICLLSVIYKLFTRVILNRIEKVLDEGQPCEQAGFRKGFSTIDHIHNISKLWMHRSSAESTKDDVHAERMGLGCPIHAQRNEHIRMHQLRLSGSGTEHDEGPDP